One genomic window of Gossypium hirsutum isolate 1008001.06 chromosome D11, Gossypium_hirsutum_v2.1, whole genome shotgun sequence includes the following:
- the LOC107904517 gene encoding serine/threonine-protein kinase dst2 isoform X2, translating into MKRMGGSRSYSANPSDYKLLEEVGYGASATVYRAIYIPFNDVVAIKCLDLDRCNSNLDDIRREAQTMSLIDHPNVIRAYCSFVVDRSLWVVMPFMSEGSCLHLMKIAYPEGFEEPAIGTILKETLKALDYLHRQGHIHRDVKAGNILLDNNGTVKLADFGVSACMFDSGDRQRSRNTFVGTPCWMAPEVLQPGSGYNSKADIWSFGITALELAHGHAPFSKYPPMKVLLMTIQNAPPGLDYDRDKKFSKSFKEMVAMCLVKDQTKRPTAEKLLKHSFFKHAKPPELSLKKLFTDLPPLWNRVKALQLKDAAQLALKKMPSAEQEALSQSEYQRGVSAWNFDIEDLKAQASLVRDDDDIHECKDDESLKSSPGHKAAAYCESSLGKLNLDREVSLVEFGGPRSVDSIQPDCLNETGKNLDCDRVEKGLRKNGSNIDVMASTSEKDVDLAKAKAVKPRQTQSGPLTTGPVLNHSSSDRVRNSERFENENLPANEKVCQVHKAPSFSGPLMLPNRASANSLSAPIKSSGGFRESLDEKSKANLVQIKGRFSVTSENLDLVKDIPLSSVSRRSSQTSPLRKSASVGDWMFESKQVPTSQSPKDLTNGNVPASILMTNLQNLFQQTSLQQDLIVNLLNTLQSAEAVDASQNGKLPPLPRSESNGNVETPASERERLLLGKITELQSRMMNLTDELTAEKLKHDQLQQQLRFVSGVEENGIRREVDA; encoded by the exons ATGAAGAGAATGGGAGGGAGTCGGAGTTACTCGGCGAATCCTAGCGATTACAAGCTTCTGGAAGAGGTTGGTTATGGCGCAAGTGCTACGGTTTATAGAGCGATCTATATTCCTTTTAACGACGTCGTAGCTATTAAGTGCTTGGATCTCGATCGCTGCAATAGTAATCTG GATGACATACGCAGGGAAGCTCAAACAATGAGTTTGATTGATCACCCAAATGTTATTCGGGCATATTGTTCCTTTGTAGTTGACCGTAGCCTTTGGGTAGTCATGCCCTTCATGTCAGAGGGTTCTTGTTTGCACCTCATGAAGATAGCTTATCCTGAAGGTTTTGAGGAGCCTGCTATTGGTACTATTCTGAAAGAAACTCTTAAGGCTTTGGATTATCTTCATCGACAAGGACATATTCATCGGGATGTTAAG gcTGGGAACATACTGCTTGATAACAATGGCACTGTAAAGCTTGCTGACTTTGGTGTTTCAGCTTGCATGTTTGATTCAGGAGATAGACAGCGTTCTAGAAACACCTTTGTTGGAACCCCTTGCTG GATGGCACCAGAGGTCTTGCAGCCCGGAAGTGGATATAACTCCAA GGCTGATATATGGTCATTTGGCATAACAGCATTGGAGTTGGCTCATGGTCATGCACCTTTTTCAAAATATCCACCAATGAAG GTTCTCCTGATGACCATACAAAATGCTCCACCAGGACTAGATTATGATCGAGATAAGAAGTTCTCTAAG TCTTTTAAAGAAATGGTAGCAATGTGCCTGGTTAAAGATCAAACGAAGAGGCCAACTGCAGAGAAATTATTAAAGCACTCCTTTTTCAAGCATGCAAAACCTCCTGAGCtttctctgaagaaattatttacTGATCTGCCACCACTTTGGAATCGTGTGAAAGCCCTTCAG CTTAAAGATGCTGCACAACTTGCTCTAAAGAAAATGCCTTCAGCAGAACAAGAAGCTTTATCACAG AGTGAGTACCAAAGAGGAGTTAGTGCCTGGAATTTTGATATCGAGGATTTGAAAGCACAAGCATCTCTG GTGCGTGATGATGATGATATTCATGAGTGCAAAGATGATGAGAGCTTGAAATCAAGCCCTGGTCATAAG GCTGCAGCTTACTGTGAATCTAGTTTGGGAAAGCTGAATTTAGATAGGGAAGTATCTCTGGTTGAATTTGGAGGACCAAGGAGCGTTGACTCAATACAGCCTGATTGCTTGAATGAGACAGGAAAGAATTTGGATTGTGATAGAGTTGAGAAGGGTTTGAGGAAAAATGGATCAAACATTGATGTTATGGCATCGACTTCAGAAAAGGATGTTGATTTGGCCAAGGCTAAAGCAGTGAAACCCAGGCAAACCCAAAGTGGGCCACTTACAACTGGTCCTGTTCTTAATCATTCATCTTCAGATCGGGTTCGTAACTCAGAAAG gtttgaaaatgaaaatttacctGCCAATGAGAAAGTTTGCCAAGTTCATAAAGCACCAAGTTTTAGTGGTCCATTGATGCTTCCTAATCGAGCATCTGCTAACAGCTTATCAGCTCCTATTAAGTCTTCAGGAG GGTTTAGGGAATCTTTGGATGAGAAGTCAAAGGCTAATCTGGTGCAAATAAAAGGTCGATTTTCAGTAACATCAGAAAATTTAGATCTTGTAAAG GATATTCCTTTAAGTTCAGTTTCACGTCGATCTTCACAG ACTTCACCTCTCAGAAAGTCTGCTAGCGTTGGTGATTGGATGTTTGAATCCAAACAAGTG CCTACCAGTCAATCCCCCAAGGATTTAACCAACGGTAACGTGCCCGCATCAATTCTTATGACTAACCTTCAAAATCTTTTCCAGCAAACCTCACTTCAACAG GATCTCATCGTGAATTTGTTGAATACCTTGCAGTCTGCCGAGGCTGTAGATG CCTCACAAAACGGAAAGTTGCCTCCTCTTCCTCGTTCGGAGAGCAATGGAAAC GTTGAAACCCCAGCTTCTGAGAGGGAGCGTTTACTGCTAGGCAAGATCACGGAGCTACAATCTAG AATGATGAATCTGACTGATGAGTTAACTGCTGAAAAGTTGAAACATGATCAA TTGCAACAACAATTAAGGTTCGTGTCTGGCGTGGAAGAGAACGGGATTCGAAGGGAAGTGGATGCGTGA
- the LOC107904517 gene encoding serine/threonine-protein kinase dst2 isoform X1 produces the protein MKRMGGSRSYSANPSDYKLLEEVGYGASATVYRAIYIPFNDVVAIKCLDLDRCNSNLDDIRREAQTMSLIDHPNVIRAYCSFVVDRSLWVVMPFMSEGSCLHLMKIAYPEGFEEPAIGTILKETLKALDYLHRQGHIHRDVKAGNILLDNNGTVKLADFGVSACMFDSGDRQRSRNTFVGTPCWMAPEVLQPGSGYNSKADIWSFGITALELAHGHAPFSKYPPMKVLLMTIQNAPPGLDYDRDKKFSKSFKEMVAMCLVKDQTKRPTAEKLLKHSFFKHAKPPELSLKKLFTDLPPLWNRVKALQLKDAAQLALKKMPSAEQEALSQSEYQRGVSAWNFDIEDLKAQASLVRDDDDIHECKDDESLKSSPGHKAAAYCESSLGKLNLDREVSLVEFGGPRSVDSIQPDCLNETGKNLDCDRVEKGLRKNGSNIDVMASTSEKDVDLAKAKAVKPRQTQSGPLTTGPVLNHSSSDRVRNSERFENENLPANEKVCQVHKAPSFSGPLMLPNRASANSLSAPIKSSGGFRESLDEKSKANLVQIKGRFSVTSENLDLVKDIPLSSVSRRSSQFQTSPLRKSASVGDWMFESKQVPTSQSPKDLTNGNVPASILMTNLQNLFQQTSLQQDLIVNLLNTLQSAEAVDASQNGKLPPLPRSESNGNVETPASERERLLLGKITELQSRMMNLTDELTAEKLKHDQLQQQLRFVSGVEENGIRREVDA, from the exons ATGAAGAGAATGGGAGGGAGTCGGAGTTACTCGGCGAATCCTAGCGATTACAAGCTTCTGGAAGAGGTTGGTTATGGCGCAAGTGCTACGGTTTATAGAGCGATCTATATTCCTTTTAACGACGTCGTAGCTATTAAGTGCTTGGATCTCGATCGCTGCAATAGTAATCTG GATGACATACGCAGGGAAGCTCAAACAATGAGTTTGATTGATCACCCAAATGTTATTCGGGCATATTGTTCCTTTGTAGTTGACCGTAGCCTTTGGGTAGTCATGCCCTTCATGTCAGAGGGTTCTTGTTTGCACCTCATGAAGATAGCTTATCCTGAAGGTTTTGAGGAGCCTGCTATTGGTACTATTCTGAAAGAAACTCTTAAGGCTTTGGATTATCTTCATCGACAAGGACATATTCATCGGGATGTTAAG gcTGGGAACATACTGCTTGATAACAATGGCACTGTAAAGCTTGCTGACTTTGGTGTTTCAGCTTGCATGTTTGATTCAGGAGATAGACAGCGTTCTAGAAACACCTTTGTTGGAACCCCTTGCTG GATGGCACCAGAGGTCTTGCAGCCCGGAAGTGGATATAACTCCAA GGCTGATATATGGTCATTTGGCATAACAGCATTGGAGTTGGCTCATGGTCATGCACCTTTTTCAAAATATCCACCAATGAAG GTTCTCCTGATGACCATACAAAATGCTCCACCAGGACTAGATTATGATCGAGATAAGAAGTTCTCTAAG TCTTTTAAAGAAATGGTAGCAATGTGCCTGGTTAAAGATCAAACGAAGAGGCCAACTGCAGAGAAATTATTAAAGCACTCCTTTTTCAAGCATGCAAAACCTCCTGAGCtttctctgaagaaattatttacTGATCTGCCACCACTTTGGAATCGTGTGAAAGCCCTTCAG CTTAAAGATGCTGCACAACTTGCTCTAAAGAAAATGCCTTCAGCAGAACAAGAAGCTTTATCACAG AGTGAGTACCAAAGAGGAGTTAGTGCCTGGAATTTTGATATCGAGGATTTGAAAGCACAAGCATCTCTG GTGCGTGATGATGATGATATTCATGAGTGCAAAGATGATGAGAGCTTGAAATCAAGCCCTGGTCATAAG GCTGCAGCTTACTGTGAATCTAGTTTGGGAAAGCTGAATTTAGATAGGGAAGTATCTCTGGTTGAATTTGGAGGACCAAGGAGCGTTGACTCAATACAGCCTGATTGCTTGAATGAGACAGGAAAGAATTTGGATTGTGATAGAGTTGAGAAGGGTTTGAGGAAAAATGGATCAAACATTGATGTTATGGCATCGACTTCAGAAAAGGATGTTGATTTGGCCAAGGCTAAAGCAGTGAAACCCAGGCAAACCCAAAGTGGGCCACTTACAACTGGTCCTGTTCTTAATCATTCATCTTCAGATCGGGTTCGTAACTCAGAAAG gtttgaaaatgaaaatttacctGCCAATGAGAAAGTTTGCCAAGTTCATAAAGCACCAAGTTTTAGTGGTCCATTGATGCTTCCTAATCGAGCATCTGCTAACAGCTTATCAGCTCCTATTAAGTCTTCAGGAG GGTTTAGGGAATCTTTGGATGAGAAGTCAAAGGCTAATCTGGTGCAAATAAAAGGTCGATTTTCAGTAACATCAGAAAATTTAGATCTTGTAAAG GATATTCCTTTAAGTTCAGTTTCACGTCGATCTTCACAG TTTCAGACTTCACCTCTCAGAAAGTCTGCTAGCGTTGGTGATTGGATGTTTGAATCCAAACAAGTG CCTACCAGTCAATCCCCCAAGGATTTAACCAACGGTAACGTGCCCGCATCAATTCTTATGACTAACCTTCAAAATCTTTTCCAGCAAACCTCACTTCAACAG GATCTCATCGTGAATTTGTTGAATACCTTGCAGTCTGCCGAGGCTGTAGATG CCTCACAAAACGGAAAGTTGCCTCCTCTTCCTCGTTCGGAGAGCAATGGAAAC GTTGAAACCCCAGCTTCTGAGAGGGAGCGTTTACTGCTAGGCAAGATCACGGAGCTACAATCTAG AATGATGAATCTGACTGATGAGTTAACTGCTGAAAAGTTGAAACATGATCAA TTGCAACAACAATTAAGGTTCGTGTCTGGCGTGGAAGAGAACGGGATTCGAAGGGAAGTGGATGCGTGA
- the LOC107904517 gene encoding serine/threonine-protein kinase BLUS1 isoform X3 → MKRMGGSRSYSANPSDYKLLEEVGYGASATVYRAIYIPFNDVVAIKCLDLDRCNSNLDDIRREAQTMSLIDHPNVIRAYCSFVVDRSLWVVMPFMSEGSCLHLMKIAYPEGFEEPAIGTILKETLKALDYLHRQGHIHRDVKAGNILLDNNGTVKLADFGVSACMFDSGDRQRSRNTFVGTPCWMAPEVLQPGSGYNSKADIWSFGITALELAHGHAPFSKYPPMKVLLMTIQNAPPGLDYDRDKKFSKSFKEMVAMCLVKDQTKRPTAEKLLKHSFFKHAKPPELSLKKLFTDLPPLWNRVKALQLKDAAQLALKKMPSAEQEALSQSEYQRGVSAWNFDIEDLKAQASLVRDDDDIHECKDDESLKSSPGHKAAAYCESSLGKLNLDREVSLVEFGGPRSVDSIQPDCLNETGKNLDCDRVEKGLRKNGSNIDVMASTSEKDVDLAKAKAVKPRQTQSGPLTTGPVLNHSSSDRVRNSERFENENLPANEKVCQVHKAPSFSGPLMLPNRASANSLSAPIKSSGGFRESLDEKSKANLVQIKGRFSVTSENLDLVKDIPLSSVSRRSSQFQTSPLRKSASVGDWMFESKQVPTSQSPKDLTNGNVPASILMTNLQNLFQQTSLQQDLIVNLLNTLQSAEAVDASQNGKLPPLPRSESNGNVRTFYPCLR, encoded by the exons ATGAAGAGAATGGGAGGGAGTCGGAGTTACTCGGCGAATCCTAGCGATTACAAGCTTCTGGAAGAGGTTGGTTATGGCGCAAGTGCTACGGTTTATAGAGCGATCTATATTCCTTTTAACGACGTCGTAGCTATTAAGTGCTTGGATCTCGATCGCTGCAATAGTAATCTG GATGACATACGCAGGGAAGCTCAAACAATGAGTTTGATTGATCACCCAAATGTTATTCGGGCATATTGTTCCTTTGTAGTTGACCGTAGCCTTTGGGTAGTCATGCCCTTCATGTCAGAGGGTTCTTGTTTGCACCTCATGAAGATAGCTTATCCTGAAGGTTTTGAGGAGCCTGCTATTGGTACTATTCTGAAAGAAACTCTTAAGGCTTTGGATTATCTTCATCGACAAGGACATATTCATCGGGATGTTAAG gcTGGGAACATACTGCTTGATAACAATGGCACTGTAAAGCTTGCTGACTTTGGTGTTTCAGCTTGCATGTTTGATTCAGGAGATAGACAGCGTTCTAGAAACACCTTTGTTGGAACCCCTTGCTG GATGGCACCAGAGGTCTTGCAGCCCGGAAGTGGATATAACTCCAA GGCTGATATATGGTCATTTGGCATAACAGCATTGGAGTTGGCTCATGGTCATGCACCTTTTTCAAAATATCCACCAATGAAG GTTCTCCTGATGACCATACAAAATGCTCCACCAGGACTAGATTATGATCGAGATAAGAAGTTCTCTAAG TCTTTTAAAGAAATGGTAGCAATGTGCCTGGTTAAAGATCAAACGAAGAGGCCAACTGCAGAGAAATTATTAAAGCACTCCTTTTTCAAGCATGCAAAACCTCCTGAGCtttctctgaagaaattatttacTGATCTGCCACCACTTTGGAATCGTGTGAAAGCCCTTCAG CTTAAAGATGCTGCACAACTTGCTCTAAAGAAAATGCCTTCAGCAGAACAAGAAGCTTTATCACAG AGTGAGTACCAAAGAGGAGTTAGTGCCTGGAATTTTGATATCGAGGATTTGAAAGCACAAGCATCTCTG GTGCGTGATGATGATGATATTCATGAGTGCAAAGATGATGAGAGCTTGAAATCAAGCCCTGGTCATAAG GCTGCAGCTTACTGTGAATCTAGTTTGGGAAAGCTGAATTTAGATAGGGAAGTATCTCTGGTTGAATTTGGAGGACCAAGGAGCGTTGACTCAATACAGCCTGATTGCTTGAATGAGACAGGAAAGAATTTGGATTGTGATAGAGTTGAGAAGGGTTTGAGGAAAAATGGATCAAACATTGATGTTATGGCATCGACTTCAGAAAAGGATGTTGATTTGGCCAAGGCTAAAGCAGTGAAACCCAGGCAAACCCAAAGTGGGCCACTTACAACTGGTCCTGTTCTTAATCATTCATCTTCAGATCGGGTTCGTAACTCAGAAAG gtttgaaaatgaaaatttacctGCCAATGAGAAAGTTTGCCAAGTTCATAAAGCACCAAGTTTTAGTGGTCCATTGATGCTTCCTAATCGAGCATCTGCTAACAGCTTATCAGCTCCTATTAAGTCTTCAGGAG GGTTTAGGGAATCTTTGGATGAGAAGTCAAAGGCTAATCTGGTGCAAATAAAAGGTCGATTTTCAGTAACATCAGAAAATTTAGATCTTGTAAAG GATATTCCTTTAAGTTCAGTTTCACGTCGATCTTCACAG TTTCAGACTTCACCTCTCAGAAAGTCTGCTAGCGTTGGTGATTGGATGTTTGAATCCAAACAAGTG CCTACCAGTCAATCCCCCAAGGATTTAACCAACGGTAACGTGCCCGCATCAATTCTTATGACTAACCTTCAAAATCTTTTCCAGCAAACCTCACTTCAACAG GATCTCATCGTGAATTTGTTGAATACCTTGCAGTCTGCCGAGGCTGTAGATG CCTCACAAAACGGAAAGTTGCCTCCTCTTCCTCGTTCGGAGAGCAATGGAAACGTAAGAACCTTTTATCCTTGTTTAAGGTGA
- the LOC107904514 gene encoding WD repeat-containing protein 44 isoform X2: MGNYFEEEEDDDQFFDSRSVYSDECCSSPDFGQVNGFSDNFDQYKFWSVFPESVDKRRHRLWTWMGLSFVRSSFTGEDPGGPCRDALEVSQDSEVALSTLALKDGVLSNQSNDGQEPVEMFSMPNHFTHQDKNLDDQMELVVIEKSCSSKSVSSLEFKTSPMPSSPQLDPQLRGKLEGRPRIDPQMKVKKSWLSKLGAIAHVVDRHVEVGSKQSDYDSVLGERTKRVQVHPCNKHSKELSSLYCGQEFLAHKGSISTMKFSLDGKFLATAGEDCIVRIWKIIEDENLDGFNIQDLDSSCLYFRMNHLSQLTPLNMDKDHIDKIKKLGRLSDSTCVIFPPKVFRISEKPLHEFQGHSGEILALSWSKKGFLLSSSVDKTVRLWQVGSDRCLRVFSHNNYVTSVAFNPMDDNYFISGSIDGKVRIWEVLHCRVIDYTDVRDIVTAVCYRPDGKGGIVGSMTGNCRFYDIIGNRLQIDVPVYLQSKKKLPGKKITGFEFSPCDPSKVIITSADSLVHVLSGRDVVYNLKAYFISFSTWISDCNESDFCNF; this comes from the exons ATGGGAAATTATTTTGAagaagaggaagatgatgatcAATTCTTTGATAGCCGTTCAGTTTATTCCGATGAATGTTGTTCTAGTCCTGATTTTGGCCAAGTCAACGGTTTTTCAGACAATTTTGATCAGTACAAGTTCTGGTCTGTGTTCCCAGAAAGTGTTGATAAGCGTCGCCATAGGCTCTGGACATGGATGGGTCTAAGTTTTGTTCGGAGTTCATTTACCGGCGAGGATCCCGGTGGTCCATGTAGGGATGCACTCGAAGTCTCACAAGATAGTGAGGTGGCGTTGAGTACATTAGCTCTTAAAGATGGTGTTTTATCGAACCAGTCCAATGATGGTCAAGAACCAGTTGAAATGTTTTCAATGCCAAATCATTTTACACATCAAGATAAGAATTTGGATGATCAAATGGAATTAGTTGTGATAGAGAAGAGTTGTTCAAGTAAATCCGTTAGTTCTCTAGAGTTCAAGACGTCCCCTATGCCATCATCTCCTCAGCTTGATCCGCAGTTGCGTGGAAAGCTCGAGGGAAGGCCACGAATTGATCCACAAATGAAGGTAAAAAAGAGTTGGTTAAGTAAATTAGGTGCCATTGCCCATGTTGTTGATAGACATGTTGAAGTTGGATCGAAGCAGAGTGATTATGATTCGGTATTAGGGGAAAGGACGAAAAGAGTTCAAGTTCATCCATGTAACAAGCATTCCAAGGAGTTGTCTTCCCTTTATTGTGGGCAAGAATTTTTAGCACACAAAGGGTCCATCTCAACGATGAAGTTCAGTCTCGACGGGAAGTTTCTAGCAACTGCAGGTGAAGATTGTATAGTTCGTATATGGAAGATCATCGAGGACGAGAATTTAGATGGATTCAACATACAAGACCTTGATTCTTCGTGTCTCTACTTTAGAATGAATCATCTTTCCCAACTGACTCCTCTCAATATGGATAAAGACCATATTGATAAAATTAAGAAGTTGGGGAGATTATCGGATTCAACTTGTGTCATTTTCCCACCCAAGGTCTTCCGAATTTCCGAGAAGCCGCTGCATGAATTTCAGGGACACAGTGGCGAAATATTGGCTCTTTCGTGGTCTAAGAAAGGG TTTCTGTTGTCATCCTCTGTCGATAAAACCGTTCGTCTATGGCAAGTTGGATCCGATCGATGCTTGAGGGTTTTTTCTCATAACAATTATG TGACTTCTGTTGCCTTCAACCCTATGGATGATAATTATTTCATAAGCGGCTCGATCGATGGAAAAGTTCGTATTTGGGAAGTTCTTCATTGTCGAGTTATTGATTATACTGATGTAAGGGATATAGTCACTGCTGTATGTTATCGCCCTGACGGAAAG GGAGGAATTGTTGGCTCGATGACTGGAAACTGCCGTTTTTATGATATCATAG GTAATAGACTTCAAATCGATGTGCCGGTATACTTACAAAGCAAAAAGAAGTTACCTGGAAAAAAGATAACTGGATTCGAG ttctCTCCTTGTGATCCAAGCAAAGTGATCATTACTTCAGCCGATTCACTTGTCCATGTCTTGTCTGGAAGAGATGTTGTATACAATCTAAAAG CTTATTTCATATCTTTCAGCACCTGGATTTCGGATTGCAACGAGTCAGATTTCTGCAACTTTTAG
- the LOC107904514 gene encoding uncharacterized protein isoform X1 → MGNYFEEEEDDDQFFDSRSVYSDECCSSPDFGQVNGFSDNFDQYKFWSVFPESVDKRRHRLWTWMGLSFVRSSFTGEDPGGPCRDALEVSQDSEVALSTLALKDGVLSNQSNDGQEPVEMFSMPNHFTHQDKNLDDQMELVVIEKSCSSKSVSSLEFKTSPMPSSPQLDPQLRGKLEGRPRIDPQMKVKKSWLSKLGAIAHVVDRHVEVGSKQSDYDSVLGERTKRVQVHPCNKHSKELSSLYCGQEFLAHKGSISTMKFSLDGKFLATAGEDCIVRIWKIIEDENLDGFNIQDLDSSCLYFRMNHLSQLTPLNMDKDHIDKIKKLGRLSDSTCVIFPPKVFRISEKPLHEFQGHSGEILALSWSKKGFLLSSSVDKTVRLWQVGSDRCLRVFSHNNYVTSVAFNPMDDNYFISGSIDGKVRIWEVLHCRVIDYTDVRDIVTAVCYRPDGKGGIVGSMTGNCRFYDIIGNRLQIDVPVYLQSKKKLPGKKITGFEFSPCDPSKVIITSADSLVHVLSGRDVVYNLKAPGFRIATSQISATFSQDGKQIISASEDSNVYIWNYTNPEKNCSKAKNISSRESFLSHNASIAIPWCGIKTDPGTLMSSESNDNMREKSLTNGKKQLNPKVELEQLAPLASPNGFSLKRVLMESLTRGSATWPEETLPNTSPAAIASDLWKFELKVLKSAYQSMLSSHKWGLVIVTASFDGRIRTYLNYGLPIRV, encoded by the exons ATGGGAAATTATTTTGAagaagaggaagatgatgatcAATTCTTTGATAGCCGTTCAGTTTATTCCGATGAATGTTGTTCTAGTCCTGATTTTGGCCAAGTCAACGGTTTTTCAGACAATTTTGATCAGTACAAGTTCTGGTCTGTGTTCCCAGAAAGTGTTGATAAGCGTCGCCATAGGCTCTGGACATGGATGGGTCTAAGTTTTGTTCGGAGTTCATTTACCGGCGAGGATCCCGGTGGTCCATGTAGGGATGCACTCGAAGTCTCACAAGATAGTGAGGTGGCGTTGAGTACATTAGCTCTTAAAGATGGTGTTTTATCGAACCAGTCCAATGATGGTCAAGAACCAGTTGAAATGTTTTCAATGCCAAATCATTTTACACATCAAGATAAGAATTTGGATGATCAAATGGAATTAGTTGTGATAGAGAAGAGTTGTTCAAGTAAATCCGTTAGTTCTCTAGAGTTCAAGACGTCCCCTATGCCATCATCTCCTCAGCTTGATCCGCAGTTGCGTGGAAAGCTCGAGGGAAGGCCACGAATTGATCCACAAATGAAGGTAAAAAAGAGTTGGTTAAGTAAATTAGGTGCCATTGCCCATGTTGTTGATAGACATGTTGAAGTTGGATCGAAGCAGAGTGATTATGATTCGGTATTAGGGGAAAGGACGAAAAGAGTTCAAGTTCATCCATGTAACAAGCATTCCAAGGAGTTGTCTTCCCTTTATTGTGGGCAAGAATTTTTAGCACACAAAGGGTCCATCTCAACGATGAAGTTCAGTCTCGACGGGAAGTTTCTAGCAACTGCAGGTGAAGATTGTATAGTTCGTATATGGAAGATCATCGAGGACGAGAATTTAGATGGATTCAACATACAAGACCTTGATTCTTCGTGTCTCTACTTTAGAATGAATCATCTTTCCCAACTGACTCCTCTCAATATGGATAAAGACCATATTGATAAAATTAAGAAGTTGGGGAGATTATCGGATTCAACTTGTGTCATTTTCCCACCCAAGGTCTTCCGAATTTCCGAGAAGCCGCTGCATGAATTTCAGGGACACAGTGGCGAAATATTGGCTCTTTCGTGGTCTAAGAAAGGG TTTCTGTTGTCATCCTCTGTCGATAAAACCGTTCGTCTATGGCAAGTTGGATCCGATCGATGCTTGAGGGTTTTTTCTCATAACAATTATG TGACTTCTGTTGCCTTCAACCCTATGGATGATAATTATTTCATAAGCGGCTCGATCGATGGAAAAGTTCGTATTTGGGAAGTTCTTCATTGTCGAGTTATTGATTATACTGATGTAAGGGATATAGTCACTGCTGTATGTTATCGCCCTGACGGAAAG GGAGGAATTGTTGGCTCGATGACTGGAAACTGCCGTTTTTATGATATCATAG GTAATAGACTTCAAATCGATGTGCCGGTATACTTACAAAGCAAAAAGAAGTTACCTGGAAAAAAGATAACTGGATTCGAG ttctCTCCTTGTGATCCAAGCAAAGTGATCATTACTTCAGCCGATTCACTTGTCCATGTCTTGTCTGGAAGAGATGTTGTATACAATCTAAAAG CACCTGGATTTCGGATTGCAACGAGTCAGATTTCTGCAACTTTTAGCCAAGACGGGAAACAAATCATCTCGGCCAGCGAGGATTCTAATGTCTACATATGGAATTACACTAATCCAGAGAAGAACTGTTCGAAAGCGAAGAACATTTCGTCTCGCGAGAGTTTCCTCTCCCACAATGCATCAATTGCTATACCTTGGTGTGGCATCAAAACCGATCCCGGAACGCTCATGTCTTCTGAATCAAATGACAATATGCGGGAAAAAAGCCTTACAAACGGAAAAAAACAACTAAATCCCAAGGTGGAGCTAGAACAACTCGCTCCCCTTGCTTCCCCAAATGGTTTCTCTCTGAAACGTGTTCTGATGGAGTCTTTAACAAGGGGGTCTGCAACTTGGCCCGAAGAGACACTCCCCAACACGAGTCCGGCCGCAATTGCCTCCGACTTGTGGAAATTTGAGTTAAAAGTTCTGAAGAGTGCATATCAAAGTATGTTAAGTTCTCACAAATGGGGTCTTGTGATTGTCACTGCAAGCTTTGATGGACGCATTCGAACCTACCTCAATTACGGGTTGCCAATTCGAGTATAA